In one Natronosalvus amylolyticus genomic region, the following are encoded:
- a CDS encoding MATE family efflux transporter, protein MAGRDTAGNKSDQSLHERVRAVWIRVLALAWPIMAEQTTRTLMRTVDIIVTGLLSPAAIAAIGLADLYARLPLRIGLGLGGGAIALSSQDTGSGATDTRDEAITQAVLLGAVAGIPFVIFGFLLSELAIEVLGAEADVVTYGAIYLAIIMATAPARHVSIIAGRALQGTGDTVSPMVVNVIANLLNVSGSVVLGLGLFGAPRLEVVGVGLATAVANVFTALALCVVIAGPWREAGFVRPTDPVIARQLLTVSAPRVAEGMVATAIEFPFNSILLMISTEANAAYQIGRRVYQQFSSPLSRGYNVAASIVVGQYLGEGDPAEARFNGWAIAGLGLATVGVIGILLAIFAETFVSVFTSDPKTADHAVTFAQVYGISAPLLVVYIAIAGSLQGASETTIPFLARASGLFLWYLCFSYIAAIQLGYGVVGVAAGIFLYYLWALLVVAWGYHSSDWAGKAARMMAERGSVSDD, encoded by the coding sequence ATGGCCGGACGCGACACCGCTGGAAACAAAAGCGACCAGTCGCTTCACGAGCGCGTCCGTGCCGTCTGGATCCGCGTATTGGCCCTCGCCTGGCCGATCATGGCCGAGCAGACGACCCGGACGCTCATGCGGACCGTCGACATCATCGTCACGGGGCTGCTTTCGCCGGCGGCAATCGCCGCGATTGGGCTCGCAGACTTGTATGCCAGACTCCCGCTGCGAATCGGCCTGGGACTCGGTGGTGGCGCGATTGCTCTCTCGAGTCAGGACACCGGGAGCGGAGCCACGGACACGCGAGACGAGGCGATTACCCAGGCAGTCCTGCTCGGTGCCGTTGCCGGGATTCCGTTCGTCATCTTTGGCTTCCTGCTGAGCGAACTCGCCATCGAAGTGCTCGGCGCCGAAGCAGACGTGGTCACCTACGGCGCAATCTATCTGGCGATTATTATGGCGACGGCCCCCGCCCGACACGTCTCGATAATCGCCGGTCGAGCGCTCCAGGGAACCGGCGACACCGTCTCCCCAATGGTCGTCAACGTCATCGCAAACCTGCTCAACGTGAGTGGATCGGTCGTGCTCGGCCTCGGCCTGTTCGGTGCCCCCCGCCTCGAGGTGGTCGGCGTCGGTCTTGCAACCGCGGTCGCAAACGTGTTTACCGCACTGGCGCTCTGTGTCGTGATCGCCGGCCCGTGGCGTGAAGCCGGGTTCGTCCGGCCGACAGATCCCGTAATCGCCCGTCAGTTGCTCACCGTGAGTGCACCGCGGGTCGCCGAGGGGATGGTCGCGACGGCCATCGAGTTCCCGTTCAACTCCATCTTGCTCATGATCAGTACGGAAGCCAACGCAGCCTACCAGATCGGTCGTCGCGTCTACCAGCAGTTCTCGAGCCCTCTCTCACGCGGCTACAACGTCGCGGCGAGCATCGTGGTCGGCCAGTACCTCGGCGAGGGAGACCCAGCAGAAGCGCGCTTCAACGGGTGGGCCATCGCCGGGCTTGGGCTGGCCACTGTCGGCGTGATCGGCATCCTCCTCGCCATCTTCGCCGAAACGTTCGTCTCGGTTTTTACGAGCGATCCGAAGACGGCCGACCATGCGGTTACGTTCGCTCAGGTGTACGGGATCAGTGCACCCCTGCTGGTCGTTTACATCGCCATCGCCGGCTCGCTACAGGGAGCCAGTGAAACCACGATCCCGTTTCTCGCTCGAGCGAGCGGCCTCTTTCTGTGGTATCTCTGTTTCTCCTACATTGCCGCCATCCAACTCGGGTACGGCGTCGTCGGCGTCGCCGCCGGGATCTTCCTCTATTATCTCTGGGCCCTGCTGGTCGTCGCCTGGGGCTACCACTCGAGTGATTGGGCCGGCAAAGCAGCGCGAATGATGGCCGAACGCGGGAGCGTCTCGGACGACTGA
- the citZ gene encoding citrate synthase — MADDLKKGLEGVLVAESELSSIDGDVGRLIYRGYPIETLAEGASYEEVLYLLWHGHLPDERELSSFTEAMVAEREVDDAILETVRRLAEADEEPMAALRTATSMLSATEPEGDAHAEDLDASLRKGRRITAKIPTVLAAFERYRQGDEPVDPDPELGLAANFLYMFTGTEPDEVAAETFDQALILHADHGLNASTFTSMVIASTMADVYSAITGGIGALSGPLHGGANQDVMEVLIEIDESDLDPRDWVEQATDEGRRIPGFGHRVYNVKDPRAHILQQRSEELAASGDAKWYEITTTIERYLTEEKGLVDKGIAPNVDFYSGSVYYQLGIPIDMYTPIFAMSRAGGWIAHVLEYQNENRLIRPRARYTGPESQEFVPLEER; from the coding sequence ATGGCTGACGACCTCAAGAAAGGGCTCGAGGGTGTTTTAGTCGCTGAATCAGAACTCAGCTCGATCGACGGTGATGTCGGTCGGCTGATCTATCGCGGCTACCCGATCGAAACGCTGGCCGAGGGGGCAAGCTACGAGGAAGTACTGTATCTGCTCTGGCATGGCCACCTGCCCGATGAACGCGAACTGTCGTCGTTCACCGAGGCGATGGTTGCCGAACGAGAGGTCGACGACGCGATTCTCGAGACGGTTCGTCGTCTCGCAGAAGCCGATGAGGAGCCGATGGCGGCGCTTCGAACAGCGACCTCGATGCTCTCTGCGACCGAACCCGAGGGCGATGCCCATGCCGAAGATCTGGACGCTTCGCTCCGGAAGGGACGGCGTATCACCGCGAAAATCCCGACCGTACTGGCGGCGTTCGAGCGATACCGGCAGGGCGATGAGCCGGTCGACCCGGACCCAGAACTCGGACTGGCAGCGAACTTCCTGTATATGTTCACGGGGACCGAACCCGACGAGGTCGCCGCCGAGACCTTCGATCAGGCACTTATCCTCCACGCCGATCACGGATTGAACGCCTCGACGTTTACGTCGATGGTCATCGCTTCGACCATGGCCGACGTGTACAGTGCGATCACCGGTGGTATCGGCGCGCTCTCCGGACCGCTGCACGGTGGGGCAAATCAGGACGTCATGGAGGTCCTTATCGAAATCGACGAGAGCGACCTCGACCCCCGCGACTGGGTCGAACAGGCGACCGACGAAGGCCGACGCATTCCCGGCTTCGGCCACCGCGTCTACAACGTGAAGGATCCTCGCGCACACATCCTCCAGCAGCGTAGTGAGGAACTCGCCGCAAGCGGCGACGCCAAGTGGTACGAAATTACGACGACCATCGAGCGCTACCTCACCGAGGAGAAAGGTCTCGTCGACAAAGGCATCGCCCCGAACGTCGACTTTTACTCGGGTTCAGTGTACTACCAGCTCGGTATTCCGATCGACATGTACACCCCAATCTTCGCGATGAGCCGTGCCGGCGGCTGGATTGCCCACGTGCTCGAATATCAGAACGAAAACCGTCTCATACGGCCACGCGCCCGTTATACCGGTCCCGAAAGCCAGGAGTTCGTTCCGCTCGAAGAGCGGTAG
- a CDS encoding DUF7536 family protein: MSSTADRPDRPPTARLFEALRVKRNAAISLVIGVGFTVVVFLFFVVIPGSSQTNYLLALGFVLAATTAGSVLIVLTVYRTIQLSRELEDIE, translated from the coding sequence GTGTCTTCCACTGCTGACCGTCCCGACCGGCCACCGACGGCCCGACTGTTCGAGGCGCTACGGGTCAAGCGAAACGCGGCTATCTCGCTCGTCATCGGAGTCGGTTTCACGGTCGTCGTATTCCTGTTTTTCGTCGTGATTCCAGGCTCAAGTCAGACGAACTATTTACTCGCACTCGGGTTCGTTCTCGCAGCGACGACCGCCGGTAGCGTGCTGATTGTCCTCACCGTTTATCGGACGATACAGCTCTCGAGAGAACTCGAAGATATCGAATAG
- a CDS encoding magnesium transporter, protein MIGGSPSGSLGTWDTKAIVSNMFPLLIVLSIIVLAAGITLENAEEMLEQYGILAIMVPTMVDMGGNLGAILSSRLSSRLHLGTTSFDLRDTELIGNVLAILALAATIFTALAIGAWLLGSLIGSTLALTTLLTISLVSGMSVALIAIVFSFATTYASYHLGIDPDDTTIPIVTNVVDVFGMIIFISVSYVVVF, encoded by the coding sequence ATGATCGGTGGAAGCCCCAGCGGCTCGCTCGGGACGTGGGACACCAAAGCCATCGTCTCGAATATGTTCCCACTGTTGATCGTCCTCTCGATTATCGTCCTCGCTGCGGGCATCACCCTCGAGAACGCCGAGGAGATGCTCGAGCAGTACGGCATTCTGGCGATAATGGTTCCGACGATGGTCGACATGGGTGGCAACCTCGGCGCGATATTGAGTTCCCGTCTCTCGAGTCGCCTCCACCTGGGGACGACCTCGTTCGACCTGCGTGATACGGAACTCATTGGGAACGTTCTCGCTATTCTGGCGCTTGCGGCGACCATTTTCACTGCGCTCGCCATCGGAGCGTGGCTGCTCGGGTCCCTGATCGGAAGTACGCTCGCGCTTACGACGCTGTTGACGATTTCGCTGGTCAGCGGCATGTCTGTCGCTCTCATTGCAATCGTCTTCAGTTTCGCTACCACCTACGCCTCGTACCATCTCGGTATCGATCCCGACGATACGACGATCCCGATCGTCACTAACGTCGTCGACGTGTTCGGCATGATCATCTTCATCAGCGTCTCCTACGTCGTCGTCTTCTAG
- a CDS encoding magnesium transporter, with translation MTIKTEFWSIYRQALPVLLIALGGGLFAGLVLEGLVESVQRFPGLLVMVPVFLATRGNVYGALGGRIASGLHQGLIEPRFQRDERLINAVLASFINGIGISVVIAFVTWGALALIGWPAAEWYEFLAIMLISGVLTSVVLIFGLLAIIFAGYKYGYDPDNLVGPIVTTLGDIFGMLFLLLAVGLVEVLV, from the coding sequence ATGACCATCAAAACCGAATTCTGGTCGATCTATCGACAGGCGCTGCCAGTCTTGCTTATCGCGCTTGGCGGCGGGCTCTTCGCTGGGCTCGTCCTCGAGGGACTGGTGGAAAGTGTCCAGCGATTCCCCGGATTGCTCGTGATGGTTCCCGTGTTTCTGGCGACTCGAGGGAACGTCTACGGTGCACTCGGCGGGCGCATCGCGAGCGGGCTCCACCAGGGGCTGATCGAACCACGATTCCAACGCGACGAGCGCCTGATAAACGCCGTTCTTGCCTCGTTCATCAACGGTATTGGCATCTCGGTTGTCATCGCTTTCGTAACCTGGGGCGCCCTCGCTCTCATCGGCTGGCCGGCCGCCGAGTGGTACGAGTTCCTCGCGATTATGCTCATCTCCGGGGTGCTCACGTCGGTCGTCCTGATATTCGGCCTGCTCGCGATCATCTTCGCCGGCTACAAGTACGGTTACGACCCCGACAACCTCGTCGGCCCCATCGTCACCACGCTGGGTGACATCTTCGGCATGCTGTTCCTGTTGCTGGCCGTCGGCCTCGTGGAGGTGCTCGTCTGA
- a CDS encoding fluoride efflux transporter FluC — MLEFETVAVLVWLTLEAEPAHLVGTGGAIGAICRHLVYQRLAWEAFPLATLTVNTVGSFVFALVAFGDAGASAFYLIGIGACGAFTTFSSFSVETVQLWERGQRRRAAFNAGINLVSALAGIAFAWLLVNGF, encoded by the coding sequence ATGCTCGAATTCGAGACTGTGGCCGTGCTCGTCTGGCTCACACTCGAGGCCGAACCCGCACACCTGGTGGGAACGGGCGGTGCCATCGGAGCGATCTGTCGACATCTCGTCTATCAGCGACTCGCCTGGGAAGCGTTTCCGCTCGCAACGCTGACGGTCAACACCGTCGGGAGCTTCGTGTTCGCGTTGGTCGCGTTTGGGGATGCGGGTGCAAGTGCGTTCTACCTGATTGGAATCGGTGCCTGTGGTGCGTTCACGACGTTTTCATCGTTTTCGGTCGAAACTGTCCAGTTGTGGGAGCGCGGTCAGCGGCGACGGGCCGCGTTCAACGCCGGGATCAATCTCGTGAGCGCACTCGCCGGGATCGCGTTTGCCTGGCTTCTCGTGAACGGCTTCTAG
- a CDS encoding CrcB family protein, with the protein MSTDTVLGRLEMLALIGIGGFAGSNLRYFTLGVLPEEVALLVVNVLGSTVLGFLVYEAQYTGLVDRKSRLVFTTGFLSSLTTYSGFAFQTATAGGPLALGGIVVGNYALGFVGVLVGRQIARVTRKRGDRS; encoded by the coding sequence ATGTCCACAGATACCGTCCTCGGTCGACTCGAGATGCTCGCCCTGATCGGCATCGGCGGATTCGCCGGGTCGAACCTCCGATATTTTACCCTCGGAGTCCTCCCCGAGGAGGTGGCACTGCTCGTCGTCAACGTCCTCGGAAGCACCGTCCTCGGATTTCTGGTCTACGAGGCGCAGTACACCGGTCTCGTCGACCGGAAATCGCGCCTCGTCTTCACCACCGGGTTTCTCTCCTCGTTGACGACCTACAGCGGCTTCGCGTTCCAGACGGCGACTGCCGGCGGCCCGCTAGCACTCGGCGGCATCGTCGTCGGGAACTACGCCCTCGGATTCGTCGGCGTCCTCGTTGGTCGGCAAATCGCTCGAGTTACCCGAAAGCGAGGTGACCGCTCGTGA
- a CDS encoding cation diffusion facilitator family transporter, with amino-acid sequence MIEGEPLEASAGTQQAAFSRAAWVNVLGNTAKIVVEGAAGLAFGSFSLLADAAHSVADLVASVVVLVWGTSSYDEPDATHPHGHDRIEPLTALFVGAVIALLGLTLLYESTRGLLAGTEVTFSPILLGALAFAIVDMYLVYRYTDAVNQTIGSTALEALAIDCLNDIYTSLAAVVGVLGVFFGVSALDAVAGGLVSLLVISQGVSIGRENVTYLVGAAPPPEKREAIASLLRNHPGVEGIHDLTVYYEGTVLEVEVHVEVDGEMPLRDAHDLETSLVDELRRQEDVGDAHVHLDPSGIGEWKDSVDT; translated from the coding sequence ATGATCGAGGGCGAGCCACTCGAGGCATCGGCGGGCACACAGCAGGCTGCCTTCAGCCGAGCAGCCTGGGTGAACGTCCTCGGAAACACCGCCAAAATCGTCGTCGAGGGCGCTGCAGGCCTGGCATTTGGCTCCTTTTCGTTACTCGCTGACGCCGCTCACTCCGTCGCCGACCTGGTTGCCAGCGTGGTCGTCCTCGTCTGGGGAACGAGCAGTTACGACGAACCCGACGCCACCCATCCACACGGCCACGACCGAATCGAACCGCTGACGGCGCTGTTCGTCGGTGCCGTCATCGCCTTGCTCGGCCTCACGCTGTTGTACGAATCGACCCGAGGACTGCTCGCTGGTACCGAGGTCACCTTCAGTCCGATCTTGCTCGGAGCGCTCGCGTTCGCGATCGTCGATATGTACCTCGTCTATCGGTATACCGATGCCGTCAACCAGACGATCGGATCGACCGCGCTCGAGGCACTCGCGATCGACTGCCTGAACGATATTTACACCTCCCTGGCGGCCGTAGTCGGCGTGCTTGGCGTGTTTTTCGGCGTCTCGGCGCTGGACGCCGTTGCCGGTGGGTTGGTGAGTCTCCTCGTCATCTCACAGGGCGTTTCGATCGGGCGAGAAAACGTGACGTATCTGGTCGGTGCCGCTCCGCCCCCAGAAAAGCGCGAAGCCATCGCTTCACTCCTTCGAAACCATCCCGGCGTCGAAGGCATCCACGACCTCACCGTCTACTACGAAGGCACCGTCCTCGAGGTCGAAGTCCACGTCGAAGTCGACGGCGAAATGCCCCTTCGCGATGCCCACGACCTCGAGACCAGCCTCGTCGACGAACTCCGGCGTCAGGAAGACGTCGGGGATGCACACGTCCACCTCGATCCGTCTGGAATCGGCGAGTGGAAAGACTCCGTCGATACGTGA
- a CDS encoding rubrerythrin-like domain-containing protein produces the protein MKDAPYNPEDESAYECLECGRTVRSRTNPGSCPVCDVAYRNTAMPIE, from the coding sequence ATGAAGGACGCACCATACAACCCTGAGGACGAATCGGCATACGAGTGCCTCGAATGCGGTCGAACGGTTCGATCGCGAACGAACCCCGGTAGCTGTCCCGTCTGTGACGTGGCCTACCGAAATACGGCGATGCCAATCGAGTAA
- a CDS encoding bacterio-opsin activator domain-containing protein, whose protein sequence is MDDGFGTAADVRSGNASGPLSLVGDGSWAEAIETTVSETDFDLETRRETAASVLDSERAGSIVFEPTATPDGAVAFAEAVRDRWPACPLICVPREGGESLAGAVLAAGATGYVPFDERESLLEGALDSALEASLDVPSTSTARREESPTLDADERAPIEADESPPREADVLPTHRDRSPYFDAIESGPEFLWILERDGTIVEANDTVRTELEGASDANGRPFPAASWWPVSAGRPLETAVEAALEGEFSSQEVTLEDGDRTLSLALYPVSNGDDGVVVVGRDISERVSTIRELRRSEELHRVTLAHMTDTVLLTDETGAFTYVCPNVHFIFGYTAEEIYELGTIDALLGEDLYDEDDLARSGVLTNVECTATDRSGTEHHLLVNIREVSIQDGRTLFSCRDVTTRKQREQALTSLQETAQALLYAETRHEVATRVVDDAGPVLDLPSAAMYLFDADENVLRPSAFTGHREGPDRGKPEATWPGADDVVATSFVEDEHFVIENFEGNASPMDRLESGVVIPLGDHGVFVAGTTREESIDTVTSEVANLLAATAEAALDRVERDMALRERDRELNEQNQRLSALNRINEIIREIGQELVQAETRSAIEEAVCARLTADDRFAFAWIGSRDRHTGSLTPRAWAGDDETYLDALETESITTEPGQRTLETGEPTVVENVADDLRADPWRSVALTRGFQSVVSVPLAYDEFGYGALTVYGTQAGAVDETAQAVLRELGEMIASAIGSVERTHALLGGRAVELTYESETASTTVGRLARTLECQLDLEGGVQRLDSGVLAFITVTGCAAHRVVEQASTLVSVASAQVVSATEDGGLVRLTLVDPLLVTRLAEHGAVITALTATPSGTTLSIEIPSTVETASVDDLVRTVYSDATLVARRERGGAPTTGDRLESEVRNSLTDRQLEVVRTAYHAGFFETPRTNSGAEVASTLDISPTAFSKHVRAVERTLFSVLFDEAHPRRVE, encoded by the coding sequence ATGGACGATGGATTCGGCACCGCGGCGGACGTCCGAAGTGGGAACGCCAGTGGACCGCTTTCCCTCGTCGGCGACGGTTCGTGGGCCGAAGCGATCGAAACGACGGTGAGCGAGACCGATTTCGACCTCGAGACACGTCGGGAAACGGCCGCGTCGGTACTCGATAGCGAGCGGGCCGGGAGTATCGTGTTCGAACCCACAGCGACGCCGGACGGCGCGGTCGCCTTCGCCGAGGCCGTTCGCGATCGATGGCCTGCCTGTCCGCTCATCTGTGTTCCGCGTGAGGGTGGCGAATCACTCGCCGGAGCAGTGCTTGCAGCGGGGGCGACCGGGTACGTCCCCTTCGATGAACGGGAGTCGCTGCTCGAGGGAGCACTCGACAGCGCGCTGGAAGCATCGCTCGATGTACCTTCCACGTCGACGGCCCGAAGGGAGGAGTCCCCGACACTCGACGCTGATGAACGCGCACCAATCGAGGCTGATGAATCACCGCCTCGAGAGGCGGATGTGTTACCAACCCACCGAGACCGTTCGCCGTACTTCGACGCTATCGAAAGCGGGCCCGAGTTCCTGTGGATTCTCGAGCGCGACGGCACGATAGTCGAGGCTAACGACACGGTTCGGACCGAACTCGAGGGGGCGAGCGACGCGAACGGACGCCCGTTTCCGGCGGCGAGTTGGTGGCCGGTGTCTGCCGGTCGACCGCTCGAGACTGCCGTCGAGGCGGCACTCGAGGGCGAATTTTCCAGCCAAGAGGTAACGCTCGAGGACGGTGACCGAACGCTCTCGCTTGCACTGTATCCGGTTTCGAACGGCGATGACGGGGTCGTCGTCGTGGGACGCGATATCAGCGAGCGGGTCTCGACGATTCGCGAACTGCGCCGATCAGAGGAGTTACACCGCGTGACCCTCGCCCATATGACGGATACGGTGTTGCTCACCGACGAGACGGGTGCGTTCACCTACGTCTGTCCGAACGTCCATTTCATCTTCGGCTACACGGCCGAGGAGATATACGAACTGGGTACAATCGATGCGCTGCTTGGTGAGGACCTCTACGATGAGGACGACCTCGCTCGCTCAGGCGTGTTGACCAACGTCGAATGTACAGCGACCGACCGGAGCGGCACGGAACACCATCTCCTTGTCAACATTCGAGAGGTCTCGATTCAGGACGGTCGAACGCTGTTTAGCTGCCGTGACGTAACGACCCGAAAGCAACGCGAGCAGGCGTTGACGTCGCTTCAGGAGACGGCACAGGCGTTGTTGTACGCCGAAACGCGACACGAGGTTGCCACGCGGGTTGTCGACGATGCCGGCCCCGTGTTAGATCTGCCTAGCGCGGCGATGTATCTGTTTGATGCGGACGAAAACGTACTTCGGCCGAGTGCGTTCACGGGACACCGCGAGGGCCCGGACCGGGGGAAACCGGAAGCCACCTGGCCGGGTGCTGACGATGTCGTTGCCACGTCGTTCGTCGAGGACGAACACTTCGTCATCGAGAACTTCGAGGGGAACGCATCACCGATGGACCGGCTCGAGTCTGGTGTCGTAATCCCGTTGGGCGACCACGGCGTCTTCGTCGCCGGAACCACACGTGAGGAGTCGATCGATACGGTGACGAGCGAAGTGGCAAATTTACTCGCCGCAACGGCAGAAGCGGCTCTCGACCGGGTCGAACGGGACATGGCGCTTCGTGAACGTGATCGGGAACTCAACGAGCAAAATCAGCGATTGAGTGCCCTCAACCGAATCAACGAAATCATCCGTGAAATCGGCCAGGAACTCGTGCAGGCGGAAACGCGAAGCGCTATCGAGGAAGCCGTCTGTGCTCGACTCACGGCTGACGACCGGTTTGCCTTCGCCTGGATCGGTTCACGTGATCGTCACACTGGTTCGCTCACGCCGCGGGCGTGGGCCGGCGACGACGAGACATATCTCGACGCTCTCGAGACGGAGTCGATAACGACCGAACCCGGTCAGCGGACGCTCGAGACCGGTGAACCCACCGTCGTCGAGAACGTTGCCGACGATTTACGGGCCGATCCCTGGCGTTCTGTCGCACTCACACGCGGGTTCCAGTCGGTCGTCAGCGTCCCGCTCGCGTACGACGAGTTCGGCTACGGTGCACTGACCGTCTACGGGACGCAGGCGGGGGCGGTCGACGAGACGGCTCAGGCCGTCTTGCGAGAACTGGGTGAGATGATCGCCTCGGCGATCGGGTCGGTCGAACGGACCCACGCCTTACTCGGCGGTCGGGCCGTCGAACTGACCTACGAGAGCGAGACGGCGAGTACGACTGTTGGTCGACTCGCCCGAACCCTCGAGTGTCAACTCGACCTCGAGGGCGGCGTACAGCGGTTGGATTCGGGGGTACTGGCGTTTATTACGGTAACGGGGTGTGCGGCCCACCGGGTCGTCGAACAGGCCTCGACGCTGGTGAGCGTAGCGTCCGCTCAGGTCGTCAGTGCAACCGAAGACGGTGGGTTGGTTCGACTCACACTCGTCGACCCGCTGCTGGTTACCCGTCTCGCAGAACACGGTGCGGTGATCACGGCGTTGACGGCGACACCGTCCGGGACGACCTTGTCGATTGAAATCCCTTCGACCGTTGAAACGGCCTCTGTCGACGACCTCGTTCGAACCGTCTACTCCGATGCGACCCTCGTCGCCCGCAGAGAGCGAGGGGGTGCCCCGACGACCGGCGACCGACTGGAATCGGAAGTGCGAAACTCGCTCACTGACCGGCAACTCGAGGTTGTGCGAACGGCTTATCATGCCGGTTTTTTCGAAACTCCGCGAACCAACTCCGGCGCAGAGGTTGCGTCAACCCTCGATATTTCCCCGACGGCGTTTTCCAAGCACGTTCGTGCCGTCGAGCGCACACTGTTTTCGGTACTCTTCGACGAGGCACACCCTCGGAGGGTTGAATAA
- a CDS encoding MBL fold metallo-hydrolase codes for MEPGAVHEVTAGSCSDLYYVDTEMYETTEYGAAYVLDADRPAIVETGIGTNHERLLEALETLDIERGDLEAIVVTHIHLDHAGGAGFLADACPNADVYAHHVGAPHLVDPERLVAGTKAAVGDQWDHYADPLPVPDDRIVELEDGSEIDLGNYRLRAHEAPGHAPHQVVFEVPEFDAVFTGDAAGIWVPTLERIRETSPPAQFDLEGCLEDLETIRDIEPEVLLYTHFGPREVDDLERALETYGTVLSDWVETVTSTRESLESDDAVVEQLADDVDPAFVSIWGPEKTRAETAMNVRGVLGYLEWKAGQ; via the coding sequence ATGGAACCGGGAGCCGTCCACGAGGTGACCGCCGGCAGTTGTAGCGATCTGTACTATGTCGACACCGAGATGTACGAAACCACCGAGTACGGTGCCGCATACGTTCTCGATGCCGACCGACCAGCTATCGTCGAAACCGGCATCGGAACCAATCACGAACGACTGCTCGAGGCGCTCGAGACACTCGATATCGAGCGCGGCGACCTCGAGGCGATCGTCGTCACACACATCCACCTCGATCACGCGGGCGGCGCTGGCTTCCTGGCCGACGCCTGCCCGAACGCCGACGTCTACGCCCACCACGTCGGCGCACCCCACCTGGTCGACCCCGAGCGGCTCGTCGCCGGCACCAAAGCCGCCGTCGGCGACCAGTGGGATCACTACGCCGACCCCCTTCCCGTCCCCGACGACCGCATCGTCGAACTCGAGGACGGGTCGGAGATCGACCTCGGTAATTATCGCCTTCGCGCACACGAGGCCCCCGGACACGCACCCCACCAGGTCGTCTTCGAGGTCCCCGAATTCGACGCCGTGTTCACCGGCGACGCCGCCGGCATCTGGGTGCCGACGCTCGAACGCATCCGCGAAACGTCGCCACCGGCACAGTTCGATCTCGAAGGCTGTCTCGAAGACCTCGAAACGATTCGCGATATCGAGCCCGAGGTCCTCCTGTACACGCACTTCGGTCCCCGAGAAGTCGACGATCTGGAGCGGGCACTCGAGACCTACGGAACCGTTCTCAGCGACTGGGTCGAAACCGTCACCTCGACTCGCGAATCCCTGGAGTCGGACGACGCCGTCGTCGAACAGTTAGCCGACGACGTCGATCCCGCGTTCGTCTCCATATGGGGGCCCGAAAAGACGCGGGCGGAGACGGCGATGAACGTCCGAGGCGTGCTCGGCTACCTCGAGTGGAAAGCGGGCCAGTAG
- the minD gene encoding cell division ATPase MinD produces the protein MSHETVYAIASGKGGVGKTTTTVNLGTALAQAGKRVAIVDVDLGMANLAGFVSLSPDDVTLHDVLASTATIEEATYRLAENIVAIPSGTKLDEYAKTSPEGLREAIDSLREDFDYVLLDVGAGVSHETVLPLGLADAVLLISTPEPASVHDAKKTIELTNSANGAVEGLVITRTRPNGDVSYEEIADRLDLELLGTIPDDPAVRGSVYAGTPLVVHEPDSPAAIAYRELAVSLADLEISAEPGSKSASGDAVAEEATADLEQTSESPPDGDETTTETDDEGRAASHDDVSSAITEAESDSS, from the coding sequence ATGTCCCACGAGACGGTCTACGCCATTGCGAGTGGAAAAGGCGGTGTCGGGAAGACGACGACGACGGTAAACCTCGGGACGGCACTTGCCCAGGCAGGCAAGCGTGTCGCTATCGTCGACGTCGATCTTGGGATGGCGAACCTCGCTGGGTTCGTCAGCCTTTCTCCGGACGACGTCACCCTCCACGACGTGCTGGCATCTACTGCGACGATCGAGGAAGCCACGTATCGACTCGCCGAAAACATTGTCGCCATCCCGAGCGGCACGAAACTGGATGAGTACGCCAAAACCTCGCCGGAAGGGCTTCGCGAGGCGATCGACTCGCTTCGCGAGGACTTCGACTACGTCCTGCTCGACGTCGGGGCTGGCGTCAGCCACGAGACGGTGCTCCCGCTCGGGCTCGCGGATGCCGTCTTACTCATTTCGACGCCCGAGCCGGCATCGGTACACGACGCAAAAAAGACGATCGAACTGACCAACAGCGCCAACGGTGCGGTCGAGGGACTCGTCATCACCCGAACCCGACCCAACGGCGACGTCTCGTACGAGGAAATCGCTGATCGACTCGATCTCGAACTCCTCGGTACGATTCCGGACGACCCGGCCGTCCGGGGGAGCGTCTACGCAGGCACGCCGCTGGTCGTTCACGAACCCGACAGCCCAGCCGCCATCGCCTACCGCGAACTCGCCGTTTCGCTCGCTGACCTCGAGATCAGTGCCGAACCCGGTTCGAAATCGGCGTCTGGCGATGCTGTGGCCGAGGAAGCGACCGCTGACCTCGAACAGACGAGCGAATCACCGCCAGACGGTGACGAAACTACCACCGAAACGGATGACGAGGGACGGGCGGCCTCCCACGACGACGTCTCGAGTGCGATTACGGAAGCCGAATCCGACTCGAGCTAA